One genomic region from Salvia hispanica cultivar TCC Black 2014 chromosome 2, UniMelb_Shisp_WGS_1.0, whole genome shotgun sequence encodes:
- the LOC125207805 gene encoding uncharacterized protein LOC125207805, protein MVEPGNIVPMDFKSNRWAGNIFDQLEHVFRTDMDELVNKDTLKFFENKVQSVGMSVKRLYSGVVQDIFPLSGDTAEPEQQLAAGEQVDVQDGVLISRTGATSTWADEMQLANNHVSDYDKVRISQLADVPEAQNKREQGNGMVPDSEDSITAEKNVTDGGVFSSEFDEDVFPLLAFSAHEEERRDLNQQKGDEEKYMALSKSCSSDVNGSLYSPPVPVLTQDCSLADSPLPLACDVDDEVQEKYMAVSNICSTEDDSVDLSTSVQSSERVLSFFCDEKEETVAVMSSAYCTSPCSCMTTKSSCAEFSKEADDVLHSRSSRVSECCTHDISAASSTKSLMMESNDDNALHANRSEFLDGSFKICHEEHFKKRHSEILMSPSESEFMYGLGARIGDLDLDNVDLSSNVKHDDGRSVVLYSNFPQPSSYRRKNFSYYKKLIHGAFNSRKRIAKEYEQLAIMYGDIDVESKQHFTQSSVSSFLNTALHAEGTQSSQEMSENDWQLL, encoded by the exons ATGGTGGAGCCAGGGAACATTGTGCCGATGGACTTCAAGAGTAATCGTTGGGCTGGGAACATTTTCGACCAGTTGGAGCACGTGTTTCGTACGGATATGGATGAATTGGTAAACAAG GATACTTTGAAATTTTTCGAGAACAAGGTGCAAAGTGTAGGCATGTCTGTCAAAAGACTTTACTCTGGTGTAGTGCAAGACATATTTCCACTCTCTGGGGACACTGCAGAGCCCGAGCAACAATTGGCTGCTGGTGAACAAGTTGATGTGCAGGATGGTGTGTTAATTTCTAGGACTGGAGCAACTTCCACTTGGGCTGATGAAATGCAACTGGCAAATAATCATGTCTCCGATTATGACAAGGTGCGAATCTCTCAGCTGGCTGATGTCCCGGAGGCACAAAATAAGAGAGAACAAGGGAATGGCATGGTCCCAGATAGCGAAGACAGTATTACTGCAGAAAAGAATGTTACAGATGGTGGCGTTTTTTCATCAGAGTTTGATGAGGACGTATTTCCTTTGCTTGCATTTTCAGCCCATGAAGAGGAAAGAAGGGATTTGAACCAGCAAAAAGGAGATGAG GAAAAATACATGGCTCTGTCTAAAAGCTGCTCTTCAGATGTAAATGGGAGTTTATATTCACCACCTGTACCTGTTTTGACTCAAGATTGTTCGCTGGCAGATTCACCACTTCCTCTTGCTTGTGATGTTGATGACGAGGTTCAGGAAAAATATATGGCTGTGTCTAATATCTGCTCTACTGAAGATGATAGTGTTGATTTATCGACCTCAGTTCAGTCATCTGAACGTgtgctttcatttttttgcgatgaaaaagaagaaactgTGGCTGTCATGTCTTCCGCCTATTGTACATCCCCATGTTCTTGTATGACTACAAAGTCTTCGTGCGCAGAGTTTTCTAAGGAGGCTGATGATGTCCTGCACTCTCGTAGTTCCAGAGTATCTGAATGTTGCACTCATGATATTTCTGCTGCATCTTCCACAAAGTCTCTAATGATGGAATCAAATG ATGACAACGCATTGCACGCCAATAGGTCAGAATTTTTGGATGGTTCATTTAAAATCTGCCATGAAGAACATTTCAAGAAACGCCATTCTGAAATTTTAATGTCTCCATCTGAATCTG AGTTTATGTATGGACTCGGTGCCCGAATTGGAGACCTTGATTTGGACAACGTCGACCTTTCCTCAAATGTAAAGCATGATGATGGAAGAAGTGTCGTTTTGTACAGCAATTTTCCCCAACCTAGCTcttatagaagaaaaaatttcAGTTATTATAAG AAATTAATACACGGTGCCTTTAATTCTCGAAAGAGGATAGCCAAGGAATACGAGCAGTTGGCAATAATGTATGGTGACATTGATGTGGAATCAAAGCAGCATTTTACGCAAAGTTCCGTGTCCTCATTTCTGAACACAGCTCTACATGCGGAGGGAACACAGTCGTCTCAGGAGATGAGTGAAAACGACTGGCAGCTGCTCTGA
- the LOC125207806 gene encoding protein trichome birefringence-like 31: protein MTTLHHRRIHLLFRLSVVAVLALGAARVIVDSSRNSYSMWPSSSMLLEWTTGRRYTTAVPIDVSVDEEIEEGCNVFQGSWIRDNESFPLYGEESCPFLVKQTTCVRNGRSDSFYQNWRWQPDACDLPRFDGMKLMEMLRNKRLMFVGDSVQRGMFESMICLVHSALPRVVTRSLHRIPPRKVFRVEEFNASIEYYWAPFLIESISDHATNHTVMKRLVKLDSVAKHSKEWEGADVLIFESYIWWMYKPTINATYGSLDNVQEYDVTTAYRLAMETWANWVDSRINPETQKIFFATMSPTHLWSWEWKPGTDGNCFSETHPIEGPYWGTGSNLDIMGVVEDVLGRLKVNVTVLNITQLSEYRKDGHPSIFGERKGKLLTKEQRSDPKNYADCIHWCLPGVPDTWNEIFYALLLQDYRDQSII, encoded by the exons ATGACCACACTGCACCACCGACGGATCCACCTCCTCTTCCGCCTCTCCGTCGTGGCGGTCCTCGCGCTCGGGGCAGCTCGAGTCATTGTAGATAGCTCCCGGAACAGCTACAGCATGTGGCCGAGCAGCTCGATGCTGCTGGAGTGGACAACTGGCCGCAGATATACGACTGCAGTTCCGATCGATGTATCCGTGGACGAGGAAATCGAGGAGGGGTGCAATGTGTTCCAAGGTAGCTGGATTCGGGATAATGAGAGTTTTCCTCTCTATGGAGAAGAAAGTTGCCCGTTTCTGGTGAAACAGACAACTTGCGTCAGGAATGGCAGATCCGATTCTTTTTATCAGAACTGGAGGTGGCAGCCTGACGCGTGTGATTTGCCAAG GTTTGATGGTATGAAGTTAATGGAGATGTTGAGAAACAAAAGATTGATGTTTGTTGGAGATTCAGTGCAAAGAGGCATGTTTGAGTCCATGATTTGTTTAGTACACTCTGCACTTCCTCGAGTTGTAACGAGATCCCTCCATCGCATACCTCCGAGGAAAGTTTTCAGAGTCGAG GAATTCAATGCATCCATCGAGTACTACTGGGCGCCTTTCCTAATCGAGTCGATATCAGACCATGCAACGAACCACACCGTGATGAAACGACTAGTGAAGCTCGATTCCGTAGCTAAGCATAGCAAGGAGTGGGAAGGAGCCGATGTTTTGATTTTCGAGAGTTATATATGGTGGATGTACAAACCTACGATCAATGCCAC GTACGGATCTCTCGACAACGTCCAAGAATACGACGTGACAACGGCATATAGGTTGGCAATGGAGACGTGGGCGAACTGGGTCGATTCGCGCATCAATCCCGAAACCCAGAAGATCTTCTTCGCAACAATGTCACCTACACACTTATG GAGTTGGGAATGGAAGCCCGGGACAGACGGGAACTGCTTCAGCGAGACACACCCGATTGAAGGGCCGTACTGGGGGACTGGTTCGAACCTTGACATCATGGGGGTCGTGGAAGATGTACTCGGGAGATTAAAGGTTAATGTTACTGTTTTGAACATCACCCAGTTGTCCGAATACAGAAAAGATGGCCATCCTTCGATTTTCGGGGAAAGAAAGGGAAAGCTCTTAACGAAAGAACAGAGATCCGATCCCAAGAATTATGCAGATTGCATACATTGGTGCTTACCTGGAGTGCCCGATACTTGGAACGAGATTTTCTACGCGCTACTTTTACAAGATTATCGCGATCAATCCATAATATGA
- the LOC125203418 gene encoding tRNA dimethylallyltransferase 9 isoform X1: protein MISRLRVGGVRMCCLRLPSPAEAPPPFRIFCATRFLATSCSLKSKRQKVIVISGPTGAGKSRLALELAKRLNGEIISADSVQVYKGLDIGSAKPSLEDREEVPHHLVDILHPSEDYSVGKFYEDARQKTEEVLFRGRVPIVTGGTGLYLRWFIYGKPDVPQASPEITSEVHSELAEFQRDGHWDAAVQLVVKAGDPGVESLAANDWYRLRRRLEILKSSGTSPSAFKVPYNSFKEKLESNDAESSDIHSSNSEPQKKDSNDLDYDFVCFFLSTQRLDLYRSIDFRCEDMLLDDGILSESKWLLDLGLMPNSNSASRAIGYRQAMDFLLRAREQQGWSSSREFYRFLSEFQKASRNFAKRQLTWFRNEPIYSWINASRPMEDVLRFICDAYEDQSGNLKVPQSLCMEKDMTHPKEVRLLKAYRTQNRLFVSPDDCSSILDWVKRTQGEHTMSIC from the exons ATGATAAGCCGTCTGAGAGTTGGCGGCGTACGGATGTGTTGCCTCCGCCTCCCTTCCCCGGCTGAGGCGCCGCCGCCATTCCGCATCTTCTGCGCTACAAGGTTCCTCGCCACTTCCTGCTCATTAAAAAGCAAGCGGCAGAAAGTAATTGTGATTTCTGGCCCCACCGGCGCCGGCAAAAGCAGGCTCGCCTTGGAGCTCGCAAAACGACTCAATGGAGAAATCATCAGCGCTGATTCCGTCCAG GTGTATAAAGGGCTTGATATTGGTTCAGCAAAGCCCTCCTTGGAAGACAGAGAG GAAGTCCCACACCATTTGGTGGACATATTGCACCCATCTGAAG ATTATTCTGTTGGAAAATTTTATGAGGATGCGAGGCAAAAAACAGAGGAAGTTCTTTTTAGAGGCCGTGTCCCAATTGTGACAGGCGGTACAGGGTTGTACTTACGGTG GTTCATATATGGGAAACCGGATGTTCCACAAGCCTCACCTGAGATCACCTCGGAAGTGCATTCAGAACTTGCAGAATTTCAGAGGGATGGTCACTGGGATGCAGCTGTACAATTGGTTGTCAAAGCAGGCGATCCAGGTGTCGAGTCATTAGCAGCAAATGATTGGTATCGGTTGCGTCGCAGACTTGAAATTCTTAAG TCTAGTGGCACATCTCCATCAGCCTTTAAAGTACCCTATAATTCTTTCAAGGAGAAGTTGGAATCGAATGATGCAGAATCGTCTGACATACACTCTTCAAATAGTGAACCTCAAAAGAAAGACTCAAACGACCTGGACtatgattttgtttgtttcttcCTTTCCACACAAAGGCTGGATCTTTACAGATCAATTGATTTCAGGTGTGAAGATATGCTTTTAG ATGATGGAATTTTATCGGAGTCAAAGTGGCTTCTTGATTTGGGCCTTATGCCTAATTCCAATTCTGCAAGTCGAGCAATTGGCTATAGACAA GCTATGGACTTTCTGCTAAGGGCCAGAGAACAACAGGGCTGGAGTTCTTCTAGAGAATTCTACAGATTTCTGTCTGAGTTTCAAAAAGCTTCTCG AAATTTTGCAAAGAGACAGTTGACATGGTTTCGGAACGAGCCCATCTACAGCTGGATTAATGCCTCAAGGCCCATG GAAGATGTGCTGAGATTCATATGTGACGCGTACGAAGACCAATCAGGGAACCTTAAAGTGCCTCAGTCGCTCTGCATGGAGAAGGACATGACGCATCCAAAGGAAGTCCGTCTACTTAAGGCTTATCGCACTCAAAATAG GCTCTTCGTCTCGCCTGATGATTGTAGCAGCATTCTGGACTGGGTGAAGAGAACTCAAGGCGAACACACGATGTCTATTTGTTGA
- the LOC125203418 gene encoding tRNA dimethylallyltransferase 9 isoform X2: protein MISRLRVGGVRMCCLRLPSPAEAPPPFRIFCATRFLATSCSLKSKRQKVIVISGPTGAGKSRLALELAKRLNGEIISADSVQVYKGLDIGSAKPSLEDREEVPHHLVDILHPSEDYSVGKFYEDARQKTEEVLFRGRVPIVTGGTGLYLRWFIYGKPDVPQASPEITSEVHSELAEFQRDGHWDAAVQLVVKAGDPGVESLAANDWYRLRRRLEILKSSGTSPSAFKVPYNSFKEKLESNDAESSDIHSSNSEPQKKDSNDLDYDFVCFFLSTQRLDLYRSIDFRCEDMLLDDGILSESKWLLDLGLMPNSNSASRAIGYRQAMDFLLRAREQQGWSSSREFYRFLSEFQKASRNFAKRQLTWFRNEPIYSWINASRPMNLPLS from the exons ATGATAAGCCGTCTGAGAGTTGGCGGCGTACGGATGTGTTGCCTCCGCCTCCCTTCCCCGGCTGAGGCGCCGCCGCCATTCCGCATCTTCTGCGCTACAAGGTTCCTCGCCACTTCCTGCTCATTAAAAAGCAAGCGGCAGAAAGTAATTGTGATTTCTGGCCCCACCGGCGCCGGCAAAAGCAGGCTCGCCTTGGAGCTCGCAAAACGACTCAATGGAGAAATCATCAGCGCTGATTCCGTCCAG GTGTATAAAGGGCTTGATATTGGTTCAGCAAAGCCCTCCTTGGAAGACAGAGAG GAAGTCCCACACCATTTGGTGGACATATTGCACCCATCTGAAG ATTATTCTGTTGGAAAATTTTATGAGGATGCGAGGCAAAAAACAGAGGAAGTTCTTTTTAGAGGCCGTGTCCCAATTGTGACAGGCGGTACAGGGTTGTACTTACGGTG GTTCATATATGGGAAACCGGATGTTCCACAAGCCTCACCTGAGATCACCTCGGAAGTGCATTCAGAACTTGCAGAATTTCAGAGGGATGGTCACTGGGATGCAGCTGTACAATTGGTTGTCAAAGCAGGCGATCCAGGTGTCGAGTCATTAGCAGCAAATGATTGGTATCGGTTGCGTCGCAGACTTGAAATTCTTAAG TCTAGTGGCACATCTCCATCAGCCTTTAAAGTACCCTATAATTCTTTCAAGGAGAAGTTGGAATCGAATGATGCAGAATCGTCTGACATACACTCTTCAAATAGTGAACCTCAAAAGAAAGACTCAAACGACCTGGACtatgattttgtttgtttcttcCTTTCCACACAAAGGCTGGATCTTTACAGATCAATTGATTTCAGGTGTGAAGATATGCTTTTAG ATGATGGAATTTTATCGGAGTCAAAGTGGCTTCTTGATTTGGGCCTTATGCCTAATTCCAATTCTGCAAGTCGAGCAATTGGCTATAGACAA GCTATGGACTTTCTGCTAAGGGCCAGAGAACAACAGGGCTGGAGTTCTTCTAGAGAATTCTACAGATTTCTGTCTGAGTTTCAAAAAGCTTCTCG AAATTTTGCAAAGAGACAGTTGACATGGTTTCGGAACGAGCCCATCTACAGCTGGATTAATGCCTCAAGGCCCATG AATCTACCTTTATCTTGA